Proteins from a genomic interval of Sporolactobacillus sp. Y61:
- a CDS encoding DUF5082 family protein produces MGASETLNMIFRTLSYRSAALDDQIERLKRANRKLGREQAEALHAIRRLTQPETGAHWTGSHARSFQRKRDDAQDRMRARMTASIDGYQRGIESKIRELRMESDFLQSTGSMAREAGRMLDRGEKAADALERNLTSIKRRLF; encoded by the coding sequence ATGGGAGCTTCTGAAACGCTGAACATGATTTTTCGCACGCTGTCGTATCGCTCCGCGGCACTTGACGATCAGATCGAACGACTGAAACGTGCCAACAGAAAGCTGGGACGAGAACAGGCGGAGGCGCTGCACGCGATCCGCCGTCTGACTCAGCCGGAAACAGGAGCGCACTGGACTGGCTCCCATGCCCGTTCTTTTCAAAGGAAAAGGGATGATGCGCAGGACAGGATGCGTGCCAGAATGACAGCAAGCATAGACGGCTACCAGCGAGGGATTGAATCGAAAATTCGCGAGCTGCGGATGGAAAGTGATTTTCTCCAGTCAACCGGCAGTATGGCAAGGGAAGCCGGCCGAATGCTGGACAGAGGGGAAAAAGCAGCAGATGCTCTGGAACGCAATCTGACATCTATTAAAAGGCGGTTGTTCTAA
- a CDS encoding DUF5344 family protein has product MYKIELNDSVVKSRIDQAEQALSRLMPPGSFSCGSNRLAATGAWREREQMLVRLLSAYLAGVQKNISDTRANVDLLKRQDEVIR; this is encoded by the coding sequence ATGTACAAGATTGAGCTCAATGACAGTGTGGTGAAGAGTCGAATAGACCAGGCGGAACAGGCCCTCAGTCGCTTGATGCCTCCGGGATCTTTTTCCTGTGGCAGTAATCGGCTGGCTGCAACAGGAGCCTGGCGGGAAAGGGAACAGATGCTGGTACGGCTTTTATCTGCCTATCTGGCCGGTGTGCAGAAAAATATCAGTGATACACGGGCCAATGTTGACCTTCTGAAGCGGCAGGACGAGGTGATCAGATGA
- a CDS encoding T7SS effector LXG polymorphic toxin — MRAARYGGAGSAGSTQVYDAESLKAAAESQADTYQNLRDQFHALRTAFTQLSELGSDFQGQGATAIKNFYSAQVQVVDAWLRLLDKQVAYYRGIAGEIDDRQLGGRTHVQIPFLNEDLMMGYARSKAMIRDQREQISRILRSVSDLVSIPVFSNHDVDQALDEAEKKRAQTVLDVQNLDQSLTSEYHQITEDLPYIASLYGELIHATKQGADVQPMHFNAEAWRSSAIYQAQDEMKQVTGNYLQYKKQQENVREMEKQKEAEANRPWYQKAGSAMATFAGELSGYYDYLRAVEGIDPETGRKLSAGERATAGAMAAATFIPIIGWGGRIAKGGTALYKTTRGTEAVGKALNTYDQANQTLKVLSQSEKGITALLAANGITQATTGRDLFGRQLTEDEQRSSLLQGVFMMNLFTRRLAISPEQKASVHEQSQAFKAHVAKIVHNAKASVSSNKWKPAMAGASDDLAKVSDDAEGIAKTLSATKVDRSGNIGEKSSAGVGRANDDAIHSNLVSTFGEMNDEDAIRYNQYWVDVSKGLDTETRVKLTQWGHYRPSTSLYSEYKHVYDNPKYYNQETGEIYWPKNNGAELGTEERVSMGSGDTFGRIGGEKGRFVAPCGTSPEQLSLAPGTDLSKYTEYRVLQEIPDIEKARVAPWFDQPGGGIQFFMPAKIKDLLQQGYIEKIGK, encoded by the coding sequence ATGAGGGCGGCCCGTTATGGCGGCGCAGGTTCGGCAGGCAGCACTCAGGTTTATGATGCGGAATCACTCAAAGCTGCTGCTGAATCGCAGGCAGATACTTATCAAAATCTTCGCGATCAGTTCCATGCTCTCCGGACAGCGTTTACGCAGCTCTCTGAACTGGGTTCCGACTTCCAGGGGCAGGGCGCAACCGCGATTAAAAACTTCTATTCAGCGCAGGTGCAAGTCGTTGATGCCTGGCTGAGACTTCTGGACAAGCAGGTCGCTTATTATCGGGGCATTGCCGGTGAGATTGACGACAGGCAGTTAGGTGGCAGGACCCATGTGCAAATCCCTTTTCTCAATGAAGATCTGATGATGGGCTACGCCCGTTCCAAAGCTATGATCAGGGATCAGCGCGAACAGATTTCCCGAATCCTCCGCAGTGTTTCCGATCTTGTTTCAATCCCCGTTTTCTCTAATCATGATGTGGATCAGGCACTGGATGAGGCTGAAAAAAAGCGGGCGCAGACGGTGCTTGATGTCCAGAATCTTGATCAGAGCCTGACGAGTGAATACCATCAGATTACCGAAGATCTGCCGTACATTGCCTCGCTTTATGGCGAACTGATTCACGCAACGAAGCAGGGTGCGGACGTGCAGCCGATGCATTTCAACGCTGAAGCCTGGCGTAGCAGTGCTATTTACCAGGCACAGGATGAAATGAAGCAGGTAACGGGAAATTATCTGCAATACAAAAAGCAGCAGGAAAATGTTCGCGAGATGGAGAAGCAGAAAGAGGCGGAAGCAAACCGGCCATGGTATCAAAAAGCCGGATCTGCGATGGCCACATTTGCCGGTGAGCTCTCCGGCTATTATGATTATCTCAGGGCGGTCGAAGGCATCGATCCGGAGACCGGACGAAAGCTGAGCGCCGGCGAACGCGCCACTGCCGGGGCCATGGCGGCGGCAACATTTATCCCGATTATCGGCTGGGGCGGACGGATCGCCAAAGGCGGCACGGCCCTCTACAAAACGACGCGCGGCACGGAAGCAGTCGGTAAAGCACTGAACACTTACGACCAGGCAAACCAAACACTCAAAGTGCTCAGCCAAAGTGAAAAAGGAATCACCGCCCTGCTCGCCGCAAACGGCATCACTCAGGCCACCACCGGCAGAGATCTGTTCGGCAGACAGCTGACGGAAGACGAGCAAAGAAGCAGCCTCCTTCAAGGCGTGTTCATGATGAATCTCTTCACCCGCAGGCTCGCCATTTCACCCGAGCAAAAAGCGAGTGTGCATGAGCAGAGCCAGGCATTTAAAGCACATGTAGCCAAAATTGTCCATAATGCTAAAGCATCGGTCAGCTCAAACAAATGGAAACCGGCGATGGCCGGGGCATCCGATGATCTTGCGAAAGTGAGTGATGATGCAGAGGGTATAGCGAAGACACTTAGTGCGACGAAAGTTGATAGGTCGGGGAATATTGGTGAGAAGAGCTCAGCAGGTGTTGGGAGAGCGAATGATGACGCTATACATTCTAATTTAGTTAGTACTTTCGGAGAAATGAATGATGAAGATGCTATTAGATATAATCAATATTGGGTAGATGTCTCAAAAGGATTGGACACTGAAACTCGAGTAAAATTAACTCAATGGGGTCACTATAGACCAAGCACTAGTCTATACAGTGAGTACAAACATGTATATGATAACCCTAAATATTATAATCAGGAAACGGGAGAAATTTATTGGCCTAAGAATAATGGTGCAGAACTAGGGACTGAGGAAAGAGTATCCATGGGATCTGGAGATACATTTGGTAGAATTGGAGGAGAAAAAGGAAGGTTCGTCGCTCCTTGTGGAACTTCTCCAGAACAACTATCACTTGCTCCAGGAACCGACTTGTCTAAATACACGGAGTATAGAGTTTTGCAAGAGATACCTGATATTGAAAAAGCAAGGGTAGCCCCTTGGTTTGATCAACCAGGTGGAGGAATTCAATTCTTCATGCCAGCGAAAATAAAGGATTTATTACAACAGGGGTATATTGAAAAAATAGGAAAGTAA
- a CDS encoding Imm63 family immunity protein encodes MKKEINPKIKTLNYYSNEIYFSHPNLGYDGSYIYSDAQGYHYVETERGEKTTHKVTDDVFEISYWVLEPIVSEIAFNFESKNRVYGEDSRKLAFRKKLELFSLIGENFKKREEIEQSEILKRVPYKHIKEN; translated from the coding sequence TTGAAGAAAGAAATAAATCCAAAAATAAAAACTTTAAACTATTATTCTAACGAGATATATTTCAGCCATCCTAATTTAGGCTATGATGGTTCTTATATTTATAGTGATGCCCAAGGGTATCATTATGTTGAAACAGAAAGAGGTGAGAAAACAACACATAAAGTAACAGATGATGTATTTGAAATTAGTTATTGGGTGCTTGAACCGATTGTAAGCGAGATTGCCTTTAATTTTGAATCAAAAAATAGAGTTTATGGTGAAGATTCTAGGAAGCTGGCTTTTAGAAAAAAATTAGAACTTTTCTCATTAATTGGAGAAAATTTTAAAAAGAGAGAAGAAATTGAGCAAAGTGAAATATTAAAAAGAGTACCATATAAACATATCAAAGAAAATTAA
- a CDS encoding IS630 family transposase: MPKKQDADFVAHMEDVLDVYSQPYDPQKPLICLDEKTYMMHADKVKPLPIKNKSPRKIDYEYERKGSCSIFGLIEPLTGKQYVDVRPTRTAVDFAEVVHHLVDDLYPQAEKIVLVMDNLNTHRISSLYKKYPPAEARRILDKLDIHYTPKHGSWLNIADKKRVCMSKVKRLKHM, from the coding sequence ATCCCCAAGAAACAAGACGCCGATTTTGTAGCACATATGGAGGACGTGCTGGACGTCTATTCGCAACCGTATGATCCACAAAAGCCGTTAATCTGTCTGGATGAAAAGACCTACATGATGCATGCGGATAAAGTTAAACCCTTACCGATCAAAAACAAAAGCCCACGCAAAATCGACTATGAATATGAACGAAAAGGTTCCTGTTCTATCTTCGGACTTATTGAACCCTTGACCGGCAAGCAATATGTCGATGTCAGACCGACTCGGACAGCGGTGGACTTTGCCGAAGTGGTGCATCATTTAGTTGATGATTTATATCCCCAAGCCGAGAAAATAGTTCTGGTTATGGACAATCTGAACACGCATCGCATCAGCTCGTTGTATAAAAAGTATCCGCCGGCCGAAGCCAGACGAATTTTGGATAAACTGGACATTCACTATACGCCGAAACACGGCAGTTGGCTAAATATTGCAGACAAAAAGCGAGTGTGCATGAGCAAAGTCAAGCGTTTAAAGCACATGTAG
- a CDS encoding TNT domain-containing protein, producing the protein MGKSETTTMKPGTIIDRFGYEAGTFVSPYGVPYEMRSLTPETYLKPYKVYVIRKPIEVQVGKIAPWFDESGHGIQYELNQSVRSLINKGIIGRIGK; encoded by the coding sequence TTGGGCAAGTCTGAAACTACAACAATGAAGCCTGGTACAATTATCGATAGATTTGGTTACGAAGCTGGAACGTTTGTTTCACCTTATGGAGTTCCATATGAAATGCGCTCATTAACTCCTGAAACATATTTAAAGCCATATAAGGTTTATGTAATAAGAAAACCAATAGAAGTGCAAGTTGGAAAAATTGCTCCATGGTTTGATGAATCAGGTCACGGCATTCAATATGAGCTGAATCAATCAGTAAGAAGTTTAATAAATAAAGGAATAATTGGAAGGATAGGAAAATGA
- a CDS encoding ISL3 family transposase, translating into MLVEFNDLENLFHITEPWYVHDCIFNESQKKLDVYLKVYKEALLSCPNCGAGHQPIYDIADYDRTWRHLNFLEYPCYIHAEHPRTDCKKCGKKQRVEIPWAIKPRAGFTKLFDAWIMKLVKDMPMNAVSRLVGEHDTRLWRILHHYVDHALAVQDLSQVTKINTDETSSKRGHNYITIFVDSEKKNVIHVAKGKDAETWRACKEKLEAHGGRVQNVTEVCMDMSAAFIKRASDYFPDASITFDKFHVIQEANRAVDVVRRNERNRCADLKNTRYIWLKNEKNLTKKHKKPSIS; encoded by the coding sequence ATGTTAGTAGAATTCAATGACCTGGAAAACTTATTCCATATTACAGAACCCTGGTACGTTCATGACTGTATCTTCAACGAAAGCCAAAAAAAGTTGGATGTTTATTTAAAAGTCTACAAAGAAGCGCTGTTATCGTGTCCAAACTGTGGTGCCGGACACCAGCCGATCTATGATATCGCTGATTACGATCGTACGTGGAGGCATCTGAACTTTTTAGAATACCCCTGCTACATCCACGCGGAACATCCGAGGACAGATTGTAAAAAGTGTGGTAAAAAACAGCGGGTGGAAATTCCATGGGCCATCAAGCCCCGTGCGGGTTTTACCAAACTTTTTGATGCCTGGATTATGAAATTGGTTAAAGATATGCCGATGAACGCGGTCAGCCGTCTGGTCGGTGAACATGATACCCGACTATGGCGGATTCTGCATCATTATGTAGATCACGCTTTAGCTGTTCAGGACTTGTCCCAGGTGACAAAGATTAATACCGACGAGACCTCCTCAAAGCGCGGGCACAATTATATTACGATCTTTGTGGATTCCGAAAAGAAAAATGTCATCCACGTCGCCAAAGGGAAAGATGCCGAGACATGGAGAGCCTGTAAAGAAAAACTCGAAGCCCATGGGGGCCGTGTCCAAAACGTCACAGAAGTCTGCATGGATATGTCTGCGGCCTTTATTAAAAGGGCTTCCGACTACTTTCCGGACGCGTCGATTACCTTTGACAAGTTCCATGTGATTCAGGAAGCCAACCGGGCGGTCGATGTCGTACGCCGGAACGAACGGAATCGTTGTGCCGATTTAAAGAATACGCGTTATATCTGGCTGAAGAACGAGAAGAACCTGACGAAAAAGCATAAAAAACCCTCGATAAGTTGA
- a CDS encoding ADP-ribosyltransferase, producing MKLPQDITVYRGTDSRPFEQLLEIDQLTGEYNWHTLIGKTFKEYAFLSTSVEQRAAFNHLNVSWEINLPKGTTGGMLNQVSNYPIEAEFLLNAGQEFLISDTKVDSFGNVKVIMDLILNSK from the coding sequence ATTAAGTTACCTCAAGATATTACTGTTTATAGAGGGACTGACTCAAGACCTTTTGAACAATTATTAGAGATAGATCAATTAACTGGAGAATATAATTGGCACACTTTAATTGGAAAAACTTTTAAAGAGTATGCATTTTTAAGTACTTCTGTCGAACAAAGAGCAGCTTTTAATCACTTAAATGTGTCTTGGGAAATTAATCTGCCTAAAGGAACTACTGGAGGAATGTTAAATCAAGTAAGCAACTACCCGATAGAAGCAGAATTTTTACTTAATGCAGGGCAAGAATTTCTAATTTCAGACACCAAAGTGGATAGTTTTGGTAATGTTAAGGTAATAATGGATTTAATTTTAAATTCAAAGTAG
- a CDS encoding ADP-ribosylglycohydrolase family protein, translating into MSRRMVDRWEDDNKSYLKLNIKNRIYPTLYGLVIGDCLGVPVEFKKRGTFTIADMEGYGTYNQPKGTWSDDSSLTFCLMENIVENGDEASLLRKFVKYKEEGYLTPYGAMFDIGNTTIEAVNRFLGGSSPSQCGGKEEYDNGNGALMRIAPLAFILCSNFNFIEKCNVIKKYTELTHAHPRSIVGSIIYIQLLIAMYLNNSINLSISGIEKLFKTNFNENHVYRKELESYKRIFQDGFFDLKENEIKSSGYVVDTLEAAIWCLGTTKTFEGAVLKAVNLGGDTDTIASITGSLAGIYYKMDAIPEKWIRQIASKEKVDELINRFMLYCANQAVIKEYGEL; encoded by the coding sequence ATGAGCAGGAGAATGGTGGATCGATGGGAAGATGACAATAAAAGTTATTTAAAATTGAATATTAAAAATAGAATTTATCCTACTTTGTATGGTTTAGTAATTGGGGATTGTTTAGGGGTACCAGTAGAATTTAAAAAAAGAGGGACTTTCACTATTGCCGATATGGAAGGTTATGGAACCTATAATCAACCTAAAGGGACATGGTCAGATGATTCCTCATTAACGTTTTGCTTAATGGAGAATATTGTGGAAAATGGTGATGAAGCTTCATTGTTACGGAAATTTGTAAAATATAAAGAAGAGGGGTATCTAACCCCATATGGTGCAATGTTTGATATTGGAAACACTACAATAGAAGCGGTAAACCGTTTCCTGGGGGGATCATCACCCAGTCAATGCGGTGGCAAAGAAGAGTATGACAATGGAAATGGTGCTCTAATGAGAATTGCGCCTTTAGCATTTATATTATGTAGCAATTTTAACTTTATTGAAAAGTGTAATGTAATTAAAAAGTATACGGAGTTGACACATGCGCATCCAAGATCAATAGTCGGCTCGATTATCTATATTCAGCTGTTAATCGCAATGTATTTAAACAATTCCATTAATTTATCTATTTCAGGAATAGAGAAACTGTTCAAAACAAATTTCAATGAAAATCATGTATATAGAAAAGAGTTAGAGAGTTATAAGAGAATTTTTCAAGACGGTTTTTTTGACTTAAAAGAAAATGAAATAAAATCAAGTGGATATGTAGTGGATACACTGGAAGCAGCTATTTGGTGTTTAGGTACAACAAAGACCTTTGAAGGAGCGGTATTAAAGGCAGTTAATTTAGGTGGAGATACAGATACGATAGCTTCTATTACTGGAAGTTTGGCGGGGATTTACTATAAAATGGATGCTATCCCGGAAAAGTGGATAAGACAAATTGCAAGTAAAGAAAAAGTTGATGAGTTAATTAATAGATTCATGTTGTATTGTGCAAATCAAGCGGTAATTAAGGAATATGGTGAGTTATAA